The Phacochoerus africanus isolate WHEZ1 chromosome 3, ROS_Pafr_v1, whole genome shotgun sequence genome window below encodes:
- the IDH1 gene encoding isocitrate dehydrogenase [NADP] cytoplasmic, whose protein sequence is MSQKIQGGSVVEMQGDEMTRIIWELIKEKLIFPYVELDLHSYDLGIENRDATNDQVTKDAAEAIKKYNVGVKCATITPDEKRVEEFKLKQMWKSPNGTIRNILGGTVFREAIICKNIPRLVSGWVKPIIIGRHAYGDQYRATDFVVPGPGKVEISYTPRDGSPKMTYMVHDFTDCGGVAMGMYNQDKSIEDFAHSSFQMALSKGWPLYLSTKNTILKKYDGRFKDIFQEIYEKQYKSQFEAQKIWYEHRLIDDMVAQAMKSEGGFIWACKNYDGDVQSDSVAQGYGSLGMMTSVLICPDGKTVEAEAAHGTVTRHYRMYQKGQETSTNPIASIFAWTRGLAHRAKLDSNKELSIFANALEEVCIETIEAGFMTKDLAACIKGLPNVQRSDYLNTFEFMDKLGENLKIKLAQAKL, encoded by the exons ATGTCTCAAAAAATCCAGGGTGGTTCTGTGGTAGAGATGCAAGGAGATGAAATGACTCGAATCATTTGGGAGTTGATTAAAGAGAAACTCATTTTTCCCTATGTGGAATTGGACCTGCACAG CTATGACTTAGGCATAGAGAATCGCGATGCCACCAATGACCAGGTCACCAAGGATGCTGCAGAAGCTATAAAGAAATACAACGTTGGTGTCAAGTGTGCCACCATCACCCCCGATGAGAAGAGAGTGGAGGAGTTCAAGTTGAAACAAATGTGGAAATCACCAAATGGCACCATCCGAAATATCCTGGGTGGCACTGTCTTTAGGGAAGCTATTATCTGCAAAAATATTCCTCGGCTTGTGAGCGGTTGGGTAAAACCCATCATCATAGGTCGTCATGCTTACGGGGATCAA TACAGGGCAACCGATTTTGtagttcctgggcctggaaaaGTAGAGATATCCTACACGCCAAGGGACGGATCCCCCAAGATGACATACATGGTACATGACTTCACAG ACTGTGGTGGTGTTGCCATGGGGATGTACAATCAAGATAAGTCAATCGAAGATTTTGCACACAGTTCTTTCCAGATGGCTCTGTCCAAGGGTTGGCCTCTGTACCTGAGCACCAAAAATACCATCCTGAAGAAATATGATGGACGTTTTAAAGACATCTTTCAGGAGATCTATGAAAA GCAGTACAAATCCCAGTTTGAAGCTCAGAAGATCTGGTATGAGCACCGGCTCATCGATGACATGGTGGCCCAAGCTATGAAATCGGAGGGCGGCTTCATCTGGGCCTGTAAAAACTATGATGGCGACGTGCAGTCGGACTCTGTGGCCCAAG GTTATGGCTCTCTTGGCATGATGACCAGTGTGCTGATTTGTCCAGATGGCAAGACAGTAGAAGCCGAGGCTGCCCATGGGACTGTAACACGTCACTACCGTATGTACCAGAAAGGACAGGAGACGTCCACCAATCCCATTG cTTCCATTTTTGCCTGGACCAGAGGCCTAGCCCACAGAGCTAAGCTGGATAGCAATAAAGAGCTCAGCATCTTTGCAAATGCTTTGGAAGAAGTCTGTATTGAGACCATTGAGGCTGGCTTCATGACCAAGGACTTGGCTGCTTGTATTAAAGGTTTACCCAA CGTGCAACGTTCTGACTACTTGAATACATTTGAGTTCATGGACAAACTCGGAGAAAACTTGAAGATAAAACTAGCGCAGGCCAAACTCTAA